A segment of the Terribacillus aidingensis genome:
TTTAAAAAGAGAAGTATGCCGCTTTAAGAGCCGGCATGCTTCTCTTTTTTTGGAAACAGGGTATAGCTGAAGCTGATGAGAAAATCAATACCAAGAATAATTGACCAGATGCGCAGGACGCTGCTGAGTGCCTCTGTTCGCTCCCCGTCGCTGATCCAATAGATGACAGCAAGCAGCAGACCAGCGCCGATGATATATGCAAGCAAGTGCTGCAGCCAACCCTTCACTTCTTTCTTAGCATGTTCTTTGCCGTAAAGTTTCTTCGGTTTCTCGCCTTGTTTTGTAATGTAATAGGCAAAGCGCTGATCGGCCCAGCGTATCATGGATTTTCCATATGCCAGGCTGACGCCGATATAGATGGCAGCAATGGCGTGGGGAACAGTTGCTGTTGCGCCGCGTGCAAGATCAAAGCCGGTAGCTAATAGCAATATCAAGTCAATCAGAGGGGTCGCACCGAGCAGGATCATACCGACTTTTGGAAGCTTGAACACATAGCGGGCAATTAGTCCGGCAGCAATAAAAACCCAAAAACCGACTTCACATAGAATGATTAAAACAATGATACTGTTCATTTTCCATCTCCTTTTTATAGTACAGATGTATTATTATGCTAACATGGGAACCTTTGTGATACAAGTGTATTAAATAAATTGATTTCATATAATCTTTTTGCTACAGTAAAGCTATGCCAAAAAAAATAGATCATGAAGCAAGAAAGCAAGATATAGCCAAAGCAACTTGGAAGGTCATCATGGATGGCGGGATGGAGGCAGCCTCTGTCCGGAACATTGCCAAAGAAGCAAATCTGTCACTAGGTGCTCTTCGTCATTATTTCACGACACAGGAAGAGCTGCTTCAATATGCGATGGAGCTTGTTAAATCCCGTTGTGAAGCTCGGATCATGCAAGTGATTCAACAAGTATTGCAGCCGAAACAGCTTGTGACAAAGGTATTGTTGGAGCTTATCCCAATTGATAAGGAAACAATGGCAGAAATGCAAGTATGGTTTATGTTCACGCTGCATTTCAAATACAAGCAAGGAGATGCTTTCCGTCAGACAGATGGTATCCGGGAAACTGTGCTGCGTGTGTTGGTATTCCTTTCGGAAAGTGGATATATGAAGGAGGGGAGAGATCTGCAAAAGGAAACGGAAAAGTTATATGCGTTAATTGATGGATTGGCTTTCCACCGTTTCATTGATCCTGAGCATTTTTCCGGTGAATATGCCGCAGAACTTCTAACTGAATATGTAGATGATTTGTGCCGGGAAGAGAAGGGGAGTAATTGATACTCCTCTTTTTTTAGTTAAAAAAAGGTGCGTATCTAGCTAAAATTTATAGATTGGTTTTTACGGTGGGAGAGAATTTGATAACAAAAATGACATACTAATCTTATATGTTATATACTTAGAAACCTTGATATGATGGAAAAAATTTAATTATATTTTTTGAGCAAAATGATTCCATTATAAAAATGTTAGTAGTAGAATGAGTGTCAGAAACTTTTTTAAGTTTTTTAA
Coding sequences within it:
- a CDS encoding TetR family transcriptional regulator C-terminal domain-containing protein → MPKKIDHEARKQDIAKATWKVIMDGGMEAASVRNIAKEANLSLGALRHYFTTQEELLQYAMELVKSRCEARIMQVIQQVLQPKQLVTKVLLELIPIDKETMAEMQVWFMFTLHFKYKQGDAFRQTDGIRETVLRVLVFLSESGYMKEGRDLQKETEKLYALIDGLAFHRFIDPEHFSGEYAAELLTEYVDDLCREEKGSN